A single Oncorhynchus nerka isolate Pitt River linkage group LG10, Oner_Uvic_2.0, whole genome shotgun sequence DNA region contains:
- the pou2af2 gene encoding POU domain class 2-associating factor 2 isoform X1: MEAGTLMEEYSKRVYQGVRVKHTVKDLLAEKRQRQTSVPRFNQAGTSNSQAAFVQMPGSHMLPGYYSMRRPPYLTDSDFSPSTKQYSSDPYSSALGGKALSFDHTSTYPAYIDSYYTPESFGDYRGATAFSTSGGSLFPTSSLPHLLPPLPGESSNLLLRDSWEQSDGHSVSQDEVPVPTTATSGLASPDTDSPSLYRLIPGRSGGSTLSGSQPYSLHPLEEVHYPGASYSPSSSYPSSYTYLTSPGETSGVKVSPVPSEDPGSVAVTLSDASWAKDDGTGSWLPYEPRKAY; this comes from the exons ATGGAAGCAGGTACGCTCATGGAGG aataCTCCAAAAGAGTGTACCAGGGTGTCAGGGTCAAACACACTGTCAAAGACCTTCTGGCAgagaagaggcagagacagacaagTGTTCCCAGGTTCAAC CAGGCTGGGACAAGTAATTCCCAGGCAGCCTTTGTGCAGATGCCAG GATCCCATATGCTTCCTGGTTACTATAGCATGAGGAGGCCCCCCTACCTGACTGACTCAGACTTCAGCCCGTCCACTAAACAGTACTCCTCAGATCCCTACAGCTCAGCCCTGgggggaaaggccctttccttcGACCACACCTCCACTTACCCTGCCTATATTGACAGCTACTATACACCCGAGTCATTTGGGGACTACCGTGGTGCCACAGCCTTCTCTACCAGCGGAGGATCCCTCTTCCCCACCTCGTCTCTACCTCATCTGCTACCACCTCTCCCTGGGGAATCATCAAATCTCCTCCTG AGAGACTCTTGGGAGCAGTCTGACGGACACTCAGTGAGCCAGGATGAGGTCCCAGTGCCCACCACAGCCACCTCTGGCCTGGCTTCACCTGACACTGACAGCCCCTCCCTCTATCGGCTGATACCTGGCCGTAGTGGAGGATCCACCCTGTCCGGCTCCCAGCCCTACTCTCTACACCCCCTGGAAGAGGTGCACTACCCTGGTGCCTCGTACAGCCCCTCATCCAGCTACCCCTCCAGTTACACATATTTGACATCCCCGGGGGAGACTTCAGGGGTCAAGGTATCACCTGTGCCCTCAGAGGACCCTGGCAGTGTAGCCGTCACCCTCAGTGATGCCTCGTGGGCCAAGGATGACGGGACTGGCTCTTGGTTGCCATATGAACCCAGGAAGGCCTATTGA
- the pou2af2 gene encoding POU domain class 2-associating factor 2 isoform X2 has protein sequence MEAGTLMEEYSKRVYQGVRVKHTVKDLLAEKRQRQTSVPRFNAGTSNSQAAFVQMPGSHMLPGYYSMRRPPYLTDSDFSPSTKQYSSDPYSSALGGKALSFDHTSTYPAYIDSYYTPESFGDYRGATAFSTSGGSLFPTSSLPHLLPPLPGESSNLLLRDSWEQSDGHSVSQDEVPVPTTATSGLASPDTDSPSLYRLIPGRSGGSTLSGSQPYSLHPLEEVHYPGASYSPSSSYPSSYTYLTSPGETSGVKVSPVPSEDPGSVAVTLSDASWAKDDGTGSWLPYEPRKAY, from the exons ATGGAAGCAGGTACGCTCATGGAGG aataCTCCAAAAGAGTGTACCAGGGTGTCAGGGTCAAACACACTGTCAAAGACCTTCTGGCAgagaagaggcagagacagacaagTGTTCCCAGGTTCAAC GCTGGGACAAGTAATTCCCAGGCAGCCTTTGTGCAGATGCCAG GATCCCATATGCTTCCTGGTTACTATAGCATGAGGAGGCCCCCCTACCTGACTGACTCAGACTTCAGCCCGTCCACTAAACAGTACTCCTCAGATCCCTACAGCTCAGCCCTGgggggaaaggccctttccttcGACCACACCTCCACTTACCCTGCCTATATTGACAGCTACTATACACCCGAGTCATTTGGGGACTACCGTGGTGCCACAGCCTTCTCTACCAGCGGAGGATCCCTCTTCCCCACCTCGTCTCTACCTCATCTGCTACCACCTCTCCCTGGGGAATCATCAAATCTCCTCCTG AGAGACTCTTGGGAGCAGTCTGACGGACACTCAGTGAGCCAGGATGAGGTCCCAGTGCCCACCACAGCCACCTCTGGCCTGGCTTCACCTGACACTGACAGCCCCTCCCTCTATCGGCTGATACCTGGCCGTAGTGGAGGATCCACCCTGTCCGGCTCCCAGCCCTACTCTCTACACCCCCTGGAAGAGGTGCACTACCCTGGTGCCTCGTACAGCCCCTCATCCAGCTACCCCTCCAGTTACACATATTTGACATCCCCGGGGGAGACTTCAGGGGTCAAGGTATCACCTGTGCCCTCAGAGGACCCTGGCAGTGTAGCCGTCACCCTCAGTGATGCCTCGTGGGCCAAGGATGACGGGACTGGCTCTTGGTTGCCATATGAACCCAGGAAGGCCTATTGA